A single Tenacibaculum sp. 190524A02b DNA region contains:
- a CDS encoding protein-disulfide reductase DsbD family protein has protein sequence MNRLVTFKQNTRVYTLVTFLLLAFINPAFSQIFNPVSWSTSVEKISETEYNLIATAKIDAGWHIYSQKVAKGGPIPTSFLFDKNDKYTLEGEVKEEKGHTVNDPTFEMKVKSFSKKAKFEQRIKVTEGVTNIKGSVEFMVCRDTQCLPPKEVDLNFDLTKAKKVSSLKKKGEDNKSQKGLLSIFLIAFFSGFAALLTPCVFPMIPMTVSFFTKQSKNKAQGIRNAIIYGIFIIVIYVLLGSIVTAVFGADALNALSTNVWFNLAFFVLLVIFAFSFLGAFELTLPSSWSTKVDAQADKGGIVGIFFMALALAIVSFSCTGPIVGTLLVESASKGGVAPVIGMLGFSLAIALPFTLFAIFPGWMNSLPKSGGWLNTVKVVLGFLELAFAFKFLSNADLVLQLHLLEREVFLAIWIAIFGALAFYLFGKIRLPHDSPLTHISVGRLSLGLASLAFTVYMLPGLWGAPLNLISAFPPAQHYSESPYGVGYQKTSSTSIVPNISVNVSKNTAHSNELPEGAHLMPPHNILAFNDYDKGLAYAKKVNKPVLIDFTGHACVNCRKMEQNVWAKNKVLQLLKNEVVLISLYVDDKRALEEDEIVESKLTPGKKLRYIGEKWSELQTIKYKTNSQPYYVLMDTEEDNLVDPVAYTPNVDEYYNWLKQGIGKFKEGITITIN, from the coding sequence ATGAATAGATTGGTAACCTTTAAACAAAATACAAGAGTATATACTTTAGTAACGTTTCTTCTTTTAGCTTTTATAAACCCAGCTTTTTCCCAGATTTTTAACCCAGTATCTTGGTCAACTTCTGTTGAAAAAATATCCGAAACAGAGTACAATTTAATTGCTACTGCAAAAATAGACGCTGGTTGGCATATATACTCGCAAAAAGTAGCTAAAGGAGGGCCAATTCCAACGTCATTTTTATTTGATAAAAACGACAAATACACATTAGAAGGAGAAGTAAAAGAAGAAAAGGGACATACGGTAAATGATCCTACTTTTGAAATGAAAGTAAAATCTTTTAGTAAGAAAGCCAAGTTTGAACAGCGTATAAAAGTAACAGAAGGAGTTACTAATATTAAAGGATCGGTTGAGTTTATGGTGTGTAGAGATACTCAATGTTTACCACCTAAAGAAGTAGATTTAAATTTTGATTTAACCAAAGCTAAAAAAGTAAGTAGTTTAAAAAAAAAGGGTGAAGATAATAAAAGTCAAAAAGGACTATTGTCTATTTTTTTAATAGCTTTTTTCTCAGGGTTTGCAGCGTTATTAACACCATGTGTATTTCCAATGATTCCTATGACGGTAAGTTTCTTTACCAAACAAAGTAAAAACAAAGCACAAGGAATTAGAAATGCGATTATTTATGGGATATTTATTATTGTAATATACGTACTTTTAGGTTCTATAGTTACTGCTGTTTTTGGAGCAGATGCTTTAAATGCCTTATCAACGAATGTATGGTTTAATTTAGCCTTTTTTGTCTTGTTAGTCATTTTTGCTTTTTCTTTCTTGGGAGCTTTTGAGTTAACCTTACCCAGTTCATGGAGTACTAAAGTAGATGCTCAGGCTGATAAAGGAGGGATAGTAGGTATCTTTTTTATGGCATTAGCCTTAGCAATAGTTTCTTTTTCATGTACAGGACCTATTGTAGGGACATTATTAGTAGAATCAGCGTCAAAAGGAGGAGTAGCTCCAGTAATAGGTATGTTAGGGTTTTCATTAGCAATTGCATTGCCTTTTACTTTATTTGCTATTTTCCCTGGGTGGATGAATTCTTTACCAAAATCAGGAGGTTGGTTAAACACCGTTAAAGTAGTCTTAGGTTTTTTAGAATTAGCATTTGCCTTTAAATTTTTATCAAATGCTGATTTAGTATTGCAATTGCACTTATTAGAGCGTGAAGTATTTTTAGCTATTTGGATTGCTATTTTTGGAGCATTGGCCTTTTATCTTTTTGGAAAAATTAGATTACCACATGATTCTCCTTTAACACATATATCTGTAGGTCGTTTAAGCTTAGGGTTGGCATCACTTGCATTCACAGTGTATATGCTACCGGGTTTATGGGGCGCACCATTAAATTTAATAAGTGCTTTTCCACCTGCTCAACATTATAGTGAATCGCCTTATGGAGTAGGATACCAAAAAACTAGCTCAACAAGTATTGTTCCTAACATCAGTGTCAATGTAAGTAAAAATACAGCGCATTCAAATGAGCTTCCAGAGGGAGCACATTTAATGCCTCCACATAATATTTTAGCGTTTAATGATTATGATAAAGGTTTGGCATATGCTAAAAAAGTAAACAAACCAGTATTGATTGATTTTACAGGACATGCTTGTGTAAACTGTAGAAAAATGGAGCAAAATGTTTGGGCTAAAAACAAGGTATTACAATTGCTAAAAAATGAAGTGGTATTAATCTCTTTATATGTAGATGATAAACGAGCATTAGAAGAAGATGAAATTGTAGAATCTAAGTTAACTCCGGGTAAAAAGCTACGTTATATTGGGGAAAAATGGAGCGAGTTACAAACCATTAAATACAAAACAAATTCTCAACCTTATTATGTGTTAATGGACACAGAGGAAGATAACCTAGTTGATCCAGTGGCTTATACACCAAATGTTGATGAATATTACAATTGGTTAAAACAAGGAATAGGTAAGTTTAAAGAGGGAATTACTATTACAATAAACTAA
- a CDS encoding DJ-1/PfpI family protein encodes MRVVLSILAIVFLTKCKQPVTEKVVATIPKKEFPKLEPNRYNVAFLIMDGTFNTELTAPFDIFQHTIFRKGIKAMNVFTVANTDKPITTFEGIRLLPDFNYLKDSLPKIDILVVPSAEHHLDTDLEDTKMLNFVSKVAEEADYVTSHCDGAFVLAKAGLLKGKVSTTFPSDIDKMRALFPELDIRKEVLFVHDGKYITSAGGAKSFEAALYLCEHLYGKEIAQRLAQGLVINWDVNKVPHLVINEKEE; translated from the coding sequence ATGAGAGTAGTACTATCAATCCTAGCAATCGTATTTTTAACAAAATGCAAACAACCAGTTACAGAAAAAGTAGTAGCTACCATACCTAAAAAAGAATTTCCAAAACTAGAACCTAACAGATACAACGTTGCTTTTTTAATAATGGATGGTACTTTTAATACAGAGTTGACAGCACCGTTTGATATTTTTCAACATACTATTTTTAGAAAAGGAATCAAAGCAATGAATGTTTTTACCGTAGCAAACACTGATAAACCAATAACTACGTTTGAAGGAATCCGATTGTTACCTGATTTTAATTATTTAAAAGACAGTTTACCAAAAATAGATATTTTAGTAGTACCTAGTGCAGAACACCATTTAGATACTGACTTAGAAGATACTAAAATGTTGAATTTTGTTAGTAAAGTAGCGGAAGAAGCTGACTATGTAACCTCACATTGTGATGGTGCATTTGTACTAGCAAAAGCAGGATTACTAAAAGGCAAAGTGTCTACAACATTTCCTTCGGATATAGATAAAATGAGAGCGCTATTTCCGGAGTTAGATATTAGAAAAGAAGTGTTATTTGTACATGATGGTAAGTATATTACTTCAGCAGGAGGCGCAAAATCATTTGAAGCCGCTTTATACTTATGTGAACATTTATACGGAAAAGAAATCGCACAACGTTTGGCGCAAGGTTTGGTAATTAATTGGGATGTGAATAAAGTACCGCATTTAGTAATCAATGAAAAAGAAGAGTAA
- a CDS encoding CocE/NonD family hydrolase — translation MKPVYKLFILGLLVFMSSCAKKTTKKAILTTSPEEDTYVADNYTKQEVRITMRDGIKLHTTIYTPKDTSKTYPILLQRTPYSCSPYGKDAFKTKIGPNPILMKEGNIIVYQDVRGRWMSEGVYDNMRAYIPNKKEKQTDETTDTYDTIDWLVKNVQHTNGKVGTWGISYPGHYTTVSAIDAHPALKAASPQACIGDFFFDDFHHNGAFLLSYFKVIPLFGTYKDQPTDSSWYSFPDMKTEDQYQFFLDKGPLKNLNSYFKYEKLDSKNVANKNQVDDFFWKEIVEHPNYDSIWKSKGIIQHLNKVPSTVATMIVGGWFDAEDLYGPLETYKKIEKHQPNNYNTLVFGPWDHGGWARNKKANTVGNYYFGDSISLNFQKDIETKFFNHFLKGDGSHQSKLPEAYVFDTGRKSWKSYATWPPKNAHKQTFFLSNNQELTTKKNDANKINFISDIKRPVPYSEDIKTVYTPRKYMTDDQRFAARRPDVLVFETDVLTEDFTLAGDILAKLKVATTGTAADWIVKIIDVHPNSMENDNAEMQTHLKLSNYHLMVRSEVMRGRFRNSFSNPEPFTPNKKTAVNIKLQDVFHTFKKGHKLQIQVQSTWFPLIDLNPQTYVPNIYKAEEKDFKTQTHSVFTDSSIDFTVLKE, via the coding sequence ATGAAACCAGTTTATAAACTTTTCATTTTAGGCTTACTTGTTTTTATGAGTAGTTGCGCTAAAAAAACAACTAAAAAAGCAATCCTTACAACTTCTCCAGAAGAAGACACGTATGTAGCCGATAATTATACAAAACAAGAAGTTCGTATTACTATGCGAGACGGTATTAAATTGCATACTACTATTTATACTCCTAAAGATACTAGTAAAACCTACCCTATTTTATTACAACGTACTCCTTACAGCTGTAGTCCATATGGTAAAGATGCTTTCAAAACTAAAATTGGACCTAATCCTATTTTAATGAAAGAAGGAAATATTATTGTATATCAAGATGTTCGTGGCCGTTGGATGAGTGAAGGTGTTTATGATAATATGCGTGCTTATATTCCTAATAAAAAGGAAAAACAAACCGATGAAACTACAGATACCTATGATACGATTGATTGGCTAGTTAAAAACGTACAACATACCAATGGAAAAGTTGGAACTTGGGGAATTTCATATCCAGGACACTATACTACAGTTTCTGCCATTGATGCACATCCTGCTTTGAAAGCAGCTTCTCCACAAGCTTGTATTGGAGACTTCTTTTTTGATGATTTTCACCATAATGGCGCTTTTTTACTAAGTTATTTTAAAGTAATCCCATTGTTTGGAACGTATAAAGATCAACCTACAGATTCATCTTGGTATTCTTTTCCTGATATGAAAACAGAGGATCAATATCAGTTTTTTTTAGACAAAGGTCCTTTAAAAAACTTGAACTCTTATTTTAAGTATGAAAAGCTAGATAGTAAGAATGTTGCTAATAAAAATCAAGTAGATGACTTTTTTTGGAAAGAAATTGTTGAACATCCTAATTATGATTCTATATGGAAGAGCAAAGGTATTATTCAGCATTTAAATAAAGTGCCTTCTACTGTAGCAACTATGATTGTAGGAGGATGGTTTGATGCTGAGGATTTATATGGTCCTTTAGAAACTTATAAGAAAATTGAAAAGCACCAACCTAATAACTACAATACCTTAGTTTTTGGACCGTGGGATCATGGTGGATGGGCTAGAAATAAAAAAGCTAATACTGTAGGTAATTATTACTTTGGAGATTCTATTTCTTTAAACTTTCAAAAAGATATAGAAACTAAATTTTTTAATCATTTTTTAAAAGGTGATGGTTCACATCAATCAAAATTACCCGAAGCCTATGTTTTTGATACTGGTAGAAAAAGCTGGAAATCGTATGCCACTTGGCCTCCTAAAAATGCCCATAAGCAAACTTTTTTCCTATCTAATAATCAAGAGTTAACAACCAAAAAGAATGATGCTAATAAAATTAATTTTATTAGTGATATTAAAAGACCTGTTCCTTATTCTGAAGATATTAAAACTGTTTACACTCCTAGAAAATATATGACCGACGATCAACGTTTTGCTGCTAGAAGGCCAGATGTGTTGGTTTTTGAAACTGATGTTTTAACAGAAGATTTTACGTTGGCTGGTGATATTTTAGCGAAACTAAAAGTGGCTACTACTGGTACAGCGGCAGACTGGATTGTTAAAATTATTGATGTACACCCTAACAGTATGGAAAATGATAATGCTGAAATGCAAACTCATTTAAAACTTAGTAATTATCATTTAATGGTTAGAAGTGAAGTGATGCGTGGGCGCTTTAGAAATAGTTTTTCAAATCCTGAGCCTTTTACTCCTAATAAAAAAACAGCTGTTAATATAAAGCTACAAGACGTTTTTCATACGTTTAAAAAGGGACATAAATTACAAATTCAAGTACAAAGTACTTGGTTTCCTTTAATTGATTTGAATCCGCAAACATATGTTCCTAATATTTATAAGGCAGAAGAAAAAGATTTTAAAACACAAACACATTCTGTTTTTACAGATTCTAGTATTGATTTTACCGTTTTAAAAGAGTAA
- a CDS encoding CPBP family intramembrane glutamic endopeptidase: MTKQKFWKQLLQFITILITIILLREYCIKELLEKGMNDYQTHTLLSTIANSILIIFSYIFIKKNKLTDLAGLNKAIKPQKVYLLIIPLLYLTLLNLLIMDDLDPNKLLSLELLVFIIYCISIGLAEELSIRGFLQSHLIKYMGNTKKKIIQSVVFASFFFGLLHILKFNKGLYGELSQVVFAMFIGVLFGVLLLIVKRIYPLIIMHALIDFIGGLDTVGLPKKEISSIMSLENAIIISLLVLPCLVYAIILMKKNDLIGLRSKNYIRKG; the protein is encoded by the coding sequence ATGACTAAGCAAAAGTTTTGGAAACAACTATTACAATTTATTACAATATTAATAACAATCATTTTACTTAGAGAATATTGTATAAAAGAATTGTTAGAAAAAGGAATGAATGATTATCAAACGCATACTTTATTGAGTACAATTGCTAATAGTATCCTAATAATATTTTCTTACATCTTCATTAAGAAAAATAAATTAACGGATTTAGCTGGGCTTAATAAAGCTATAAAGCCTCAAAAAGTATATTTATTAATAATACCATTGCTTTATTTAACACTTTTAAACCTATTAATAATGGATGATTTAGATCCTAATAAACTACTATCATTAGAATTATTAGTATTTATAATTTACTGTATATCCATTGGTTTAGCAGAAGAATTAAGCATACGAGGCTTTTTACAATCTCACCTAATAAAGTATATGGGAAATACTAAAAAAAAGATCATTCAATCAGTTGTGTTTGCATCATTCTTTTTTGGTTTGTTACATATTTTAAAGTTCAATAAAGGACTTTATGGAGAATTATCTCAAGTAGTATTTGCAATGTTTATAGGTGTGTTATTTGGAGTATTATTATTAATTGTTAAAAGAATATATCCATTAATAATAATGCATGCTTTAATTGATTTTATAGGAGGATTAGATACAGTTGGATTACCTAAAAAAGAAATTTCAAGTATAATGTCATTAGAAAATGCCATAATAATTTCATTACTCGTTTTACCTTGTTTGGTTTATGCAATTATCTTAATGAAAAAGAATGATCTTATAGGTTTAAGAAGTAAAAATTATATAAGAAAAGGGTAA
- a CDS encoding GNAT family N-acetyltransferase: protein MEFSLHLIKIDELPNILVLFKEAAEKIAKKNIDHWQYWKNPPKEKIKWVKEGIDNNEFFFIKDTNKNMLGMVRILKEDTLYWGNTNDNAIYVHSLVIKEQFEGKGMGTKILNMIASNAKIDGVNFLRLDCVANNKGLCNYCEKQGFVKVGEKIMPLSVNNLYQKKL, encoded by the coding sequence ATGGAATTTTCTTTACATCTTATCAAAATTGATGAGCTACCAAATATTTTAGTTTTATTTAAAGAAGCAGCCGAAAAGATTGCTAAGAAAAACATTGATCATTGGCAGTATTGGAAAAATCCTCCTAAAGAAAAAATTAAATGGGTTAAAGAAGGTATTGATAATAATGAATTTTTCTTCATAAAAGATACTAACAAAAACATGCTTGGAATGGTACGTATTTTAAAAGAGGATACATTGTATTGGGGAAACACTAATGACAATGCCATTTATGTACACTCTTTAGTTATAAAAGAACAATTTGAGGGAAAAGGAATGGGAACTAAAATATTAAATATGATAGCATCTAATGCAAAAATTGACGGTGTAAATTTTCTTCGTTTAGATTGTGTTGCTAATAATAAAGGGCTTTGTAATTATTGTGAAAAACAAGGTTTTGTTAAGGTAGGTGAAAAAATAATGCCTTTGTCTGTTAACAATTTATATCAAAAAAAATTATAG
- the aat gene encoding leucyl/phenylalanyl-tRNA--protein transferase, with product MIWLSEKIEFPPYSMATEDGVLALGGDLSLERLIHAYKNGIFPWYNEGEPIVWHSPPERMVLFPEEVKVSKSMKQVLNKGDFLITENKAFAEVVYNCKYIYRKDQFGTWITDEMFDAYITLHKKGYAKSLEVWKDQKIVGGLYGVDVGNGVFCGESMFSKASNMSKVAFIHLAQNCGYKLIDCQVYNDHLASLGAREISRETFLKWL from the coding sequence ATGATTTGGCTTTCTGAAAAAATAGAATTTCCACCTTATTCAATGGCTACTGAAGATGGAGTATTAGCACTTGGAGGAGACTTGTCATTAGAGCGTTTAATTCATGCTTATAAAAATGGAATTTTTCCTTGGTATAATGAAGGAGAACCTATTGTGTGGCATAGTCCTCCTGAACGTATGGTGTTATTTCCTGAAGAAGTGAAAGTTTCTAAATCGATGAAACAAGTGTTGAATAAAGGCGATTTTTTAATAACAGAAAATAAAGCTTTTGCTGAAGTTGTTTATAATTGTAAATATATCTATAGGAAAGATCAATTTGGAACTTGGATAACAGATGAAATGTTTGATGCCTATATAACATTACATAAAAAGGGATATGCAAAATCACTAGAAGTTTGGAAAGATCAAAAAATAGTTGGAGGGCTTTATGGTGTAGATGTAGGTAATGGTGTTTTTTGTGGAGAAAGTATGTTTAGTAAAGCTAGTAATATGAGTAAAGTAGCTTTTATTCATTTAGCTCAAAACTGTGGCTATAAATTAATAGACTGCCAAGTTTATAACGACCACTTAGCAAGTTTGGGGGCTAGAGAAATATCAAGAGAAACATTTTTAAAATGGCTATAA
- a CDS encoding AMP-binding protein has product MKFIHASFKLNGKSFESIEDLLMFSKKLSEEVVSFLKAWYDVNDFVIVQTSGSTGKPKSIKLKKEYMVNSAKATGAFFELPEKTSALLCMSVNYIAGKMMLVRALTLGWHIDIKRAEANPLKNVEKKYDFCAMVPMQLAASLKELGKIEKLIVGGGVVSNDLYKQIQNKSTKIYATYGMTETITHIAVKKLNHFSLNKEVSYYQVLPNVNIALDKRNCLVINAPKVAKEKIVTNDVVVLKSETSFEWLGRYDNVINSGGVKLHPEKIEEKLALIIPSRFFVAGIKDEKLGEKLVLIVEKEMTEREKFMLEKEIEEANNFHKYEKPKQIFSVSKFVETETKKIQRNLTLKLLNL; this is encoded by the coding sequence ATGAAGTTTATTCATGCTAGTTTTAAATTGAATGGAAAATCATTTGAAAGCATTGAAGATTTATTAATGTTTTCTAAAAAACTTTCTGAAGAAGTAGTTAGCTTTTTAAAGGCTTGGTATGATGTTAATGATTTTGTAATAGTTCAAACTTCAGGATCAACAGGAAAGCCCAAATCCATAAAACTTAAAAAAGAATACATGGTAAATTCAGCAAAAGCAACAGGAGCTTTTTTTGAGTTACCAGAAAAAACATCAGCATTGTTATGTATGTCTGTAAATTATATTGCGGGTAAAATGATGTTGGTTAGAGCATTAACCTTAGGGTGGCACATAGATATAAAAAGAGCAGAAGCGAATCCATTAAAAAATGTAGAAAAAAAATATGACTTTTGTGCAATGGTGCCAATGCAATTAGCAGCATCACTTAAAGAGTTAGGTAAAATAGAAAAACTTATTGTTGGAGGAGGAGTCGTTTCAAATGATTTATATAAACAAATTCAAAATAAGTCTACTAAAATTTATGCAACTTACGGAATGACAGAAACCATAACGCATATTGCTGTTAAAAAGTTGAATCATTTTTCACTCAATAAAGAAGTATCTTATTACCAAGTTTTACCAAATGTTAACATAGCCTTAGATAAACGAAATTGTTTAGTAATAAACGCTCCAAAAGTAGCTAAGGAAAAAATAGTAACAAATGATGTGGTAGTATTAAAATCTGAAACCAGTTTCGAATGGCTTGGACGCTATGATAATGTAATAAACTCAGGAGGAGTTAAATTACACCCGGAAAAGATTGAGGAAAAACTAGCATTGATTATTCCCTCTCGTTTTTTTGTTGCTGGTATTAAAGACGAAAAATTAGGAGAAAAGTTAGTTTTAATTGTAGAAAAAGAAATGACTGAACGAGAAAAATTTATGCTAGAAAAAGAAATAGAGGAGGCAAATAACTTTCATAAATATGAAAAACCAAAGCAAATATTTAGTGTAAGTAAATTTGTAGAAACTGAAACAAAAAAGATACAAAGAAACCTTACTTTAAAGTTGCTAAACCTATAG
- a CDS encoding CPBP family intramembrane glutamic endopeptidase: MNYIQQAFKGQLGFWKYVIYASVFMGFMALNFIAIELLNLDQEALLKREIELKGENLVLIEMLAPFFVFLGGLLLWVKYVHKQSITSLTTSRKKIDWKRFWFAFLVWGGVTVFFVGIEYLFSPETMQLNFKPNKFLGLVLIGVLMIPIQTSFEEYFFRGYLLQGIGAKFKSRLLPLVFTSVIFGLMHIANPEVEKLGMLIMVYYIGTGFFLGIITLMDEGLELALGFHAANNLVTALLVTADWTAFQTNSLFKDMSQPNLSTDVLIPVLVIFPVLLYIYSKKYGWTNWKEKLTGKISKPVIEPEI; the protein is encoded by the coding sequence ATGAATTATATACAGCAGGCCTTCAAAGGGCAATTAGGGTTTTGGAAGTATGTTATTTACGCTTCAGTTTTCATGGGGTTTATGGCATTAAATTTTATAGCAATTGAGCTATTAAACCTAGATCAAGAAGCTTTATTAAAGAGAGAAATAGAGTTAAAAGGTGAAAATTTAGTCCTTATAGAAATGCTAGCTCCTTTTTTTGTTTTTCTAGGTGGTTTGTTATTATGGGTTAAATACGTACATAAACAATCTATAACTTCATTAACAACATCTAGGAAAAAAATAGATTGGAAACGGTTTTGGTTTGCTTTTTTAGTTTGGGGAGGAGTTACTGTGTTTTTTGTGGGGATAGAATACCTATTTAGCCCAGAAACTATGCAATTAAACTTTAAACCAAATAAATTTTTAGGTTTAGTATTAATTGGGGTTTTAATGATTCCAATACAAACTAGTTTTGAAGAATATTTTTTTAGAGGGTATTTATTGCAAGGTATTGGTGCAAAATTTAAAAGTAGACTTTTACCATTAGTATTTACTTCAGTAATTTTTGGATTAATGCATATAGCAAATCCTGAAGTAGAAAAATTAGGAATGCTAATAATGGTGTATTATATAGGAACAGGCTTTTTTCTTGGTATTATAACGTTAATGGATGAAGGTTTAGAATTAGCTTTAGGTTTTCATGCAGCTAATAATTTAGTAACAGCTTTGTTGGTGACAGCAGATTGGACCGCTTTTCAAACAAATTCATTATTTAAAGATATGTCTCAACCAAACTTAAGTACAGATGTATTAATTCCTGTATTAGTAATTTTTCCTGTATTACTATATATATATTCAAAAAAGTACGGTTGGACAAATTGGAAAGAAAAACTAACGGGAAAAATAAGTAAACCAGTTATTGAACCAGAAATTTAA
- a CDS encoding o-succinylbenzoate synthase, translating into MIQASYQQYILNFKQASGTSRGILRTKETWFLILEKEGKKGIGECGLFRGLSVDDRPDYEDKLQWVCTNINQGKTFLLEQLVEFPSIQFGIEQAFLSLEGDDRFKLFSSAFFESQEPIAINGLIWMGDKTFMQQQIKEKLKQGFTTIKMKIGAIDFETELMLLKSIRKEFSANEIELRVDANGAFTTDNALGKLEKLSKLTLHSIEQPIKQGQWQEMALLCEKTPLPIALDEELIGVFSLKDKEKCIQTIQPQYIILKPSLVGGFKGSNEWIQIATNYKAGNWITSALESNIGLNAIAQWTATLNNSLPQGLGTGSLFTNNFKSPLEVNRGGLYYSSNKTWDFNL; encoded by the coding sequence ATGATTCAAGCAAGTTATCAGCAGTATATTCTAAATTTTAAACAAGCAAGCGGAACATCAAGAGGAATTCTAAGGACAAAAGAGACATGGTTTCTAATACTAGAAAAAGAAGGGAAAAAGGGGATTGGAGAGTGTGGTTTGTTTAGAGGTTTAAGTGTAGATGATAGGCCTGATTATGAAGATAAATTACAATGGGTCTGTACTAATATAAACCAAGGAAAAACATTTTTATTAGAACAGCTTGTAGAGTTTCCTTCCATTCAATTTGGTATAGAGCAAGCGTTTTTATCATTAGAAGGAGATGACAGATTTAAATTATTTTCCTCAGCTTTTTTTGAGAGTCAAGAGCCAATTGCAATCAATGGGTTAATTTGGATGGGAGATAAAACTTTTATGCAGCAACAAATAAAGGAAAAGCTAAAACAAGGGTTTACTACTATAAAGATGAAAATTGGAGCCATTGATTTTGAAACAGAATTAATGCTTTTAAAATCAATAAGAAAAGAATTTTCTGCAAATGAAATTGAACTTAGAGTAGATGCTAACGGAGCATTTACAACAGATAATGCGCTGGGCAAACTTGAGAAATTATCCAAATTAACGTTACATTCAATAGAACAACCAATAAAACAAGGGCAATGGCAAGAAATGGCATTGTTATGTGAAAAAACACCATTACCTATTGCTTTAGATGAAGAATTAATAGGAGTATTTTCTTTAAAAGATAAAGAAAAATGCATACAAACAATTCAACCGCAATATATAATCCTAAAACCAAGTTTAGTAGGTGGTTTTAAGGGAAGTAACGAATGGATACAAATTGCGACAAATTATAAAGCTGGTAATTGGATAACCAGTGCATTAGAAAGTAATATAGGATTGAATGCAATAGCACAATGGACAGCAACCTTGAACAACTCTTTACCACAAGGCTTAGGAACCGGTAGTTTGTTCACAAATAACTTTAAGAGTCCTTTAGAAGTAAATAGAGGAGGATTATATTACAGTTCAAATAAAACATGGGATTTTAATCTATAA
- a CDS encoding SRPBCC domain-containing protein, which produces MKTVKIILGIVIALSLAFFATGIIISELNYEAEVIIEKPVEEVFTIFNDDESIKHWIPEIKSIKAVKELDGKVGSTYEIKVENQGEEITLNEKIKEFEVNKKITLFFNGGGMLKRDAYSFESKGGQTVLKLQAKFKSSSFILGCMLPFVKGKLQEQDQKYLMNFKKFAEK; this is translated from the coding sequence ATGAAAACAGTAAAAATAATATTAGGGATAGTCATTGCACTTTCCCTTGCTTTTTTTGCAACAGGAATTATTATCTCAGAACTTAACTATGAAGCAGAAGTAATTATAGAAAAGCCTGTAGAAGAAGTGTTTACTATATTTAATGATGATGAAAGTATAAAGCATTGGATTCCTGAAATAAAATCAATAAAGGCGGTGAAAGAACTTGATGGAAAAGTAGGGAGTACTTATGAAATAAAAGTAGAAAACCAAGGGGAAGAAATAACACTTAATGAAAAAATAAAAGAATTTGAAGTCAATAAAAAAATAACATTATTCTTTAATGGTGGAGGAATGCTAAAAAGAGATGCTTATTCTTTTGAAAGTAAAGGAGGACAAACTGTATTGAAATTACAAGCTAAATTTAAAAGTAGTAGTTTTATTTTAGGATGCATGTTACCTTTTGTAAAAGGGAAATTACAAGAGCAAGATCAGAAATACCTTATGAACTTTAAAAAATTCGCAGAAAAATAA